The nucleotide sequence ccctttttcaaaaGCTAGGCATGATTTAACTAAAAAGGATAACGGAGAAACTATGCCATACAGTGATATAGTGAGACATGCTTACGTTTTCCTTATTGCGAATATATATCTAACTTACACTGGAGCAGCTTCAGGTATTGGTAACTCTGTAGTTGGTGTCGTTATTCGCTGTGTAACTGGAGGTTGTGTCGGTGCTGGTGCGCTTGTTGTGGGAATAGTCGTAACTGGAGCAGGTGTTGtcgttgtagttgttgttgtagctGTAGTGGTGGTTGTGGGTGCTTGCGTTAAGTAGACTGGCGGTCTTGGAGGTCTTTGTTTATGAACATACGGCACGACTGTTGTCGACATTGAGTCTTGAAACACTGTTGGATATGTAAATGGTCTCTGGGGAGGAACAGTCTGACGAACAGCGACAGAGTTTCGTGGGAATGTACCGATTTCTTTGAGCTGTAAGGCGCCCGTTTCTGGTGATCGAATGACAACATATCTTGGTCCCGAAGCGTACTGCTGTGGTGGAGTTTGTTGTGGCATAACACGCGGGAACAACACATGGCGTGAAACCGACTGTGGCAAAGCCTGCATGGGAATCATGGAATCTACTCCCTGCGGTATACTCTGTGCAGCCATCTGAATTGGTCGGTTAACATATGAGCCCTGGTTTGTTAGAAATTGATTATTATGAACAGTTTGAAGGGCAGGCTGACCTTGATTAAGAAGCATTTGATGTAGAGCCTGCTGTCCCTGCATTGCCGGTTGACTAGCAACATTTTCTTTCTGGTGTATTGCTGTCTGAATATCAACACCTACATTATTTGGTACAGGTTGCTGGTAAACAGGTTGGATAGGAACAGTTTGACTAAGGCTTTGCTTTGTTTGAATTGCATTGTCTACAAAATCATTGCTCTGATATCGCTCGGGCTCTGCAATGTTTTTCTGAAAAGAGCCGGTATCGGCAGTTGTTTTTGCTGGTTGATTCTTGTGGATTCGTTTAGCTTGCCTGGTGAGGTAATGAATGGCTTCTGCTAAATTCGGAGGTGGCTGGTCTTCCTCCCCATTTACATTCGGTGCTTCTGCTACTGGTGCTTCTTTTGGGATGTCTTTTACGATATTCCTGGAGTTGACGTCAAACTGTTCAGTGGAAGCGATCTTCTTACTTGATCGCTTCGTGATGTACTTTCGTTGAATAAGGCCGCCATCTATAAACGCAAGATAGTTTGTTTCATAAATGCTAACATATCAACATACTTATTTAGTGTTTATATCCTGAGTGCTCTCTGCATATATTGAGAGCCATACTTAATTCATAGAATTCTTGAGATTTGGGTCGAGCACTCGATATTTCAGTCGAGCACTCGACATGTGCGTCGAACCCTCGAAGTGTAGGTCGAGCGCTTAAGATGGCAGTCGAGCGCTCCACATGTAAGTTGAGCACTCGAGATGGCAGGCGAGCGCTCCACATGTAAGTTGAGCACTCGAGATGGCAGGCGAGCGCCCCACATGTAAGTTGAGCACTCGAGATGGCAGTCGAGCGCTCCACATGTAAATTGAGCTCTCGAGATGGCAGTCGAGCGCTCCACATGTAAGTTGAGCAATCGAGATGGCAGTCGAGCGCTCCACATGTAAGTTGAGCACTCGAGATGACAGTCGAGCACTTAACATGTAAGTTGAGCATTCGAGATGTTAGTCGAAGCCTCTACAATGGTGCACTCCATATGTCAGTCGAGCGCGCAAGATACTGTGTCGAATGCTTGAAATGAGAAACGttctttatgaaacttaaatatatGTCCTTAAAGTAACACTGTCCATTGCTATAACAACACCGTTGCATGATAGGAGATGTCTTATCCTTGATCATCCGTGCCTATGTATGCCATATCGGTACATAAATCCGTCTTAACACATAACTAAGAATAAATTATcctattattttcatttaagttGTATTCGCTAATAATTAGTTGAATATTACCACGCCAATCATACCCGTGTATAACGACGTTTGGTTTAAAGACGTATCGACATTTTGACTTGAATTTCATACATGGCAAAGCGAAAAACGTTCAATTGTTcaatacaatgatattttaactcAACAAAAACTTAACTGCGTTTTCCTTTTACAAACTCAATACATACTGAAGTTGCAATTCGGACGAAGGATAGCTttagaaattgatatttctagAGATATTTTATTTCCGTAGAATTTCAATAAGTTAATAATGAGCACTTTAGAATGAACTGATCCCAGTGAGCATGGCCATATCGGAAAGTTATCAGATCTGTTCGGAACGTCGGCAAGTCGGCCAAATGATGGCCAAAACCGTCTGTTTTTCGTTATTCTTCCGGTATTTGTATTGGTACACTGTAGATAAATGTAACTTATATATTGAAGAACTAGAATTATCTTAATATATGTTGAATACTCCATGAGCGCTTTTGAGCCGAACAGGGGCTATATCAACATCGGACCGATATATTCTAAAATCGGATATATATCGATAATTATATAGGTTCGATTTTCTTACGGTTGGTGAAAATATTTCTTCCTGAACATAtgtattacctcccttgattATAATTGGCTTGATATTTTCgttcatttgtttgaaaaatccattttcaatatcttgaatatcatcaaaaaaaaataaaaaatatgaaagcaaGTATTAAGACTGTTGCTTTAAATATGGGTTCATGTGAATGTCTGTAATTATAACAATCTGAATAGCTTAGAGCATCGTGCCTGCATCTGTGCGGCTGGCATGACGGGCAAGTCCAGAGAAATATGTTAACGTAATTAGTAATGCCCATCATTGAAAAGGTGGAtcttattatacatatatgtgaAGCCACAAGATATCTGGAAAAATGTCGAACCGATGACGGACCATTGCCATTGACggaaaataaacttaagttaTCAATATCGATATCGGCCCGATCGGTTGCCGACAAGATATCGCCCCGACTTGTATCTATCCGATATGGAATTGCTAGATGgggtttatttttgttttataaaaaaagcttGTATTCAAATGTTATGACAActgtttaataactttaatataatcattatcCATCGACAAACACACTCGCATTTGTCTTAAAAGCGGCCGTTTTTTTAACACTATGCGCAGCAAGTTGTTTACAGTACGTAGTTTCAGCATTACATTGTTATTTCCTGGTCTACGCCCAAACGTCCGATGCCCACTTTAAAATAAGTCTGTATTTGTGGggacaaaatatatcaatcaatttATCAAAAGCGATGGTAACCTCGTGTcttgaatgatttttgtattATCTGTTTGACGTTTTGCATTATTCACAACTGTTGAAAACCTTCCACCAGTAAATTCTTTGAGACCATAGACCAGTTGTATCAAGCTGGATGAAATATCTACTAGCTATTATAATGAGGACTTAGCATATTGGCAAACTGTGATTGATTAATATGAATTAATGAATCATTTAACGCTCTTAGCTCATTTGGCAAaatagcagttttatatcaattgtattGAACTTGAGGATGTGCTACGTGtcattataaaaaacatattttattcaatgagTTCAGAAAATTTATTATTGAGGAAACCTTTGGTAGTGTTAATAACAAATTTCCTTAACTcgttatataaaattatgtatatatattctatTCCATGTAAAAACAGACTGAATACTGAGATGATATCCAGTAAAAATCACACCATTTACACtataattttaaagaat is from Mya arenaria isolate MELC-2E11 chromosome 9, ASM2691426v1 and encodes:
- the LOC128203132 gene encoding rho GTPase-activating protein gacK-like: MRVVSFVLFLASWSMLDAYGGLIQRKYITKRSSKKIASTEQFDVNSRNIVKDIPKEAPVAEAPNVNGEEDQPPPNLAEAIHYLTRQAKRIHKNQPAKTTADTGSFQKNIAEPERYQSNDFVDNAIQTKQSLSQTVPIQPVYQQPVPNNVGVDIQTAIHQKENVASQPAMQGQQALHQMLLNQGQPALQTVHNNQFLTNQGSYVNRPIQMAAQSIPQGVDSMIPMQALPQSVSRHVLFPRVMPQQTPPQQYASGPRYVVIRSPETGALQLKEIGTFPRNSVAVRQTVPPQRPFTYPTVFQDSMSTTVVPYVHKQRPPRPPVYLTQAPTTTTTATTTTTTTTPAPVTTIPTTSAPAPTQPPVTQRITTPTTELPIPEAAPVDTHPASEHNAWEPSSEKQQAFFDKEMKKQNLEITKLQLEIQLLRQQTQAASNGQMPELEEMPPMLQRLHKKRMASAQYPFPFMGRK